A single window of Plasmodium malariae genome assembly, contig: PmUG01_00_8, whole genome shotgun sequence DNA harbors:
- the PmUG01_00022300 gene encoding fam-m protein, with protein sequence MNQKIMLFLFIKISTFILLTWIYDFYSELSTFNKIIDKNCNLSKKLDTRNYRLLAKYKLNNHSNNVGFKKRFEDNETNKQRDLSNNEKWIKEKNKQSSRNLLNKAQYYIEVIDYNNGMFDGKHFHFQKKWVKKRDFDTFLAKKKRIGDISLKKIKFRSYKFGFAIFFVFFLLGIGLPVSSAFDFSDGSGIGTRILYFLQSNLGLGSNGNAHILLFAVTFIMLAVLIIIAIYKILRNNEKYQKIKLMME encoded by the exons atgaatcaaaaaattatgttgttcctttttataaagatttctacatttatacttttaacaTGGATATACGATTTTTACAGTGAGCtg agtacgtttaacaaaattatcgATAAAAACTGTAATCttagtaaaaaattagatacaAGAAATTATCGATTACTGGCAAAATATAAACTGAATAATCATTCAAATAATGTgggttttaaaaaaagatttgaggataatgaaacaaataaacaaagagatttatctaataatgaaaagtggataaaagaaaagaacaaaCAATCAAGcagaaatttattaaataaggcCCAATACTATATAGAAGttatagattataataatggaatgtttgatggaaaacattttcattttcaaaagaaatgggtaaaaaaaagggaCTTTGATACTTTTCTTGCAAAGAAGAAGAGAATTGGtgatatatctttaaaaaaaataaaatttagaagtTATAAATTTGGatttgctatattttttgttttttttctactgGGAATAGGATTACCGGTATCTAGTGCATTTGATTTTTCCGATGGTAGTGGCATAGGAACacgtattttatattttcttcaaaGTAATCTCGGTTTAGGTAGTAATGGAAATgctcatatattattatttgcagTAACATTCATTATGTTAGCAGTCTTGATTATAATAGCTATTTATAAGAtcttaagaaataatgaaaaatatcaaaaaattaagttgatGATggagtaa
- the PmUG01_00022400 gene encoding STP1 protein has translation MEKCLPKDGIFNKIVNHIKVDIDDIIAKNDKKVLKDKCLYLANYLVNNKSPPYYYLPEKATWEKALKEWLSPHYKKLDKLGGCPLIMNQNDLEILELKYKVDDFCEKRKSYLDELRQSQGNPKSDSNYSSKCDSYNEWIEEKKGYFTTKKKLFENCYEIDKTQKGRRKTCNIMDPETFNKLPNCRSTVQKESGQLPSQENKNLPEVTKKESERASMREDQEQKRAPDILETEPQPEPQSRSQHEDHSALEKGIAKESQIISPVTSSSESSSIKTKDDHEDPGQHTQSKLSVFPKSPVSTESQKSPVSITLPTSLGVLETSADFQIIPSSSGSSNFPHNSIPSKILGIFKKKKNIKRKKVRFLKILLPSLSDKKNKYLTHYHTESTLFDEEQIIKKLKIHEHVMIKNINTLKQKKDRFKTIIEVHMEVLGESKNEEWEYKKQEFLHICIELFAQAEYSTYPNLTNEELIMENTKSINNIEKQKILCNKWVREHRNISEKLKKTDWFNNLKNEWKDEKDSIKNSVELKMNFSNENQKFSFLEKEKDLWKKWISKKHKIIEQYLQQKCFEEMTQEFLNLSDEYVNEETKNNISLLNSEELQSKECYEELYSYIKKKLIAKMCILVFMMVLEDCKTEDFIKNKESHLDNSINDWKTDANLKRKSDAPKQVIDVNDTALEHRKNGQIRAQTGENSFRQEIEEWIKEDDSGANSIYNDNSVE, from the exons atggAAAAATGTTTACCTAAG GATGGAATCTTCAACAAAATTGTAAATCATATAAAAGTTGATATTGATGACATAATTGCTAAGaatgataaaaaagtattaaaggATAAATGCTTATATTTGGCTAATTATCTAGTTAATAACAAGTCTCCaccatattattatttaccaGAAAAAGCAACGTGGGAAAAGGCTCTAAAAGAATGGTTAAGTCCTCATTATAAGAAGCTAGATAAATTAGGAGGATGTCCTTTGATTATGAATCAAAATGATTTAGaaattttagaattaaaatataaagtagaTGATTTCTGtgaaaaacgaaaaagcTATCTGGATGAATTAAGACAGTCACAGGGAAACCCTAAGTCTGATAGTAATTATTCAAGTAAATGTGACTCATATAATGAATGGATTGAAGAAAAGAAAGGTTATTTCacgacaaaaaaaaaactctTTGAAAATTGTTATGAAATAGATAAAACGCAAAAAGGTCGAAGAAAAACATGTAATATAATGGATCCCGAAACTTTTAACAAACTACCTAATTGCAGATCTACCGTTCAAAAAGAATCTGGACAACTTCCATCtcaagaaaataaaaatttaccaGAAGTGACCAAAAAAGAAAGCGAAAGAGCGTCAATGCGCGAAGATCAAGAACAAAAACGCGCACCTGATATACTCGAAACTGAACCTCAACCTGAACCTCAATCACGATCCCAACATGAAGATCATAGTGCCCTTGAAAAAGGAATTGCCAAGGAATCTCAAATTATATCCCCAGTAACATCTTCATCTGAATCTTCATCTATTAAAACTAAAGATGATCATGAAGATCCTGGACAACATACACAATCAAAACTATCAGTATTTCCTAAAAGTCCAGTTTCTACAGAATCTCAAAAATCTCCTGTATCTATAACTTTGCCTACAAGTCTTGGCGTCTTAGAAACCTCAGCCgattttcaaattattccTTCATCATCTGGAAGTTCAAATTTTCCACATAACTCTATTCCCTCTAAAATTTTAG ggatatttaaaaaaaagaaaaacataaaaagaaaaaaagtgaGATTTCTTAAAATACTTCTACCTTCTCTTTctgacaaaaaaaacaaatatttaacaCATTATCATACAGAAAGCACATTATTTGATGAagaacaaattataaaaaaattaaaaatacatgaacatgtcatgataaaaaatataaacacgttaaaacaaaaaaaggacaGATTTAAAACCATTATAGAAGTACATATGGAAGTACTCGGAGAATccaaaaatgaagaatgggaatacaaaaaacaagaatttttacatatatgcatagaACTGTTCGCACAAGCGGAATATAGCACATATCCCAATTTGACTAATGAGGAACTGATAATGGAAAATACTAAAAgcattaataatattgaaaaacaaaaaattctATGCAATAAATGGGTAAGAGAACATAGAAATATttctgaaaaattgaaaaaaacagactggtttaataatttgaaaaatgaatggaAAGACGAAAAAgattctataaaaaatagtgtagaattaaaaatgaatttttcaaatgaaaatcaaaaattttcatttttagaaaaagaaaaagatttatggaaaaaatggaTATCAAAAAAGCATAAGATTATAGAACAATATTTGCAACAAAAATGTTTTGAGGAAATGACACAAGAATTTCTCAATTTGTCAGATGAGTATGTAAATGAAGAAactaaaaataacatttcaCTATTAAATTCAGAAGAATTACAGAGTAAAGAATGCtatgaagaattatatagttatataaaaaaaaaattaattgcaAAAATGTGCATACTAGTATTTATGATGGTATTAGAAGATTGCAAAACAGaagattttataaaaaataaggaatcGCATTTGGATAATTCCATAAATGATTGGAAAACAGATGCAAATTTAAAGAGAAAATCAGATGCTCCAAAACAAGTAATTGATGTTAATGACACTGCTTTAGAACATAGAAAAAATGGGCAAATTCGTGCTCAAACAGGGGAGAATAGTTTTAGACAGGAAATAGAAGAATGGATAAAAGAAGATGATTCAGGGGCGAATTccatatataatgataacaGTGTAGAATAG